Proteins encoded within one genomic window of Corynebacterium aurimucosum:
- a CDS encoding P-II family nitrogen regulator, translating into MKLITAIVKPFTLPDIREALEQHDVHGLTVTETQGFGQQRGHSEVYRGAEYATDFVPKVKLEVVTSDEQVEDILSAIVDAAYTGKIGDGKIWITPVEDVIRVRTGERGEAAL; encoded by the coding sequence ATGAAGCTCATCACTGCCATCGTCAAACCGTTCACGCTGCCGGACATCCGTGAGGCCTTGGAGCAGCACGACGTGCACGGCCTGACCGTGACCGAGACCCAGGGTTTCGGCCAGCAGCGCGGCCACAGCGAGGTCTACCGTGGCGCCGAGTATGCCACCGACTTCGTGCCCAAGGTCAAGCTGGAGGTAGTCACTTCCGACGAGCAGGTGGAGGATATCCTTTCTGCCATCGTTGACGCTGCCTATACCGGAAAGATCGGTGACGGCAAGATTTGGATTACTCCTGTTGAGGATGTCATCCGCGTGCGCACCGGTGAGCGCGGCGAGGCAGCCCTGTAG
- a CDS encoding cation:proton antiporter — protein MSAFQWVVFVCIFLIGASVCAALVLALRSRDELTRTVMSDMVFYGMLCMYISWSMTNHASIVYDIAMLAAIAAGVLPTLSMARIISKGRR, from the coding sequence ATGAGCGCCTTTCAATGGGTAGTCTTTGTCTGTATTTTCCTCATCGGCGCATCGGTGTGCGCGGCGTTGGTTTTGGCCTTGCGCTCCCGTGATGAGCTCACCCGCACCGTGATGAGTGACATGGTCTTCTACGGCATGTTGTGCATGTATATTTCGTGGTCCATGACTAATCACGCGTCCATCGTCTATGACATCGCCATGCTCGCGGCTATTGCGGCCGGCGTGCTGCCGACGTTGTCGATGGCCCGCATCATCTCGAAGGGCAGGAGGTAA
- a CDS encoding monovalent cation/H+ antiporter subunit E — MKTAVHAVVYALWLIKEIFVAGFSLAAESFKPQNSYRPVVVRYPLRVTGAWEIFWFTSSITATPGTLSLGLREPIAEGLPRIVLVQAVMGDDPASIMEDLADMEERLAPQVKGIDYGVPGQGPTKELASTFYEYPLDTLGRHMRAPDIAKADDTPLAAHDVEKYSVWPLRQVAQNKDARKDDKK, encoded by the coding sequence ATGAAGACTGCAGTGCATGCCGTTGTCTACGCGCTATGGCTGATCAAGGAAATCTTTGTCGCGGGTTTCTCGCTCGCCGCGGAATCCTTCAAGCCGCAGAATAGCTACCGCCCGGTAGTGGTGCGGTACCCCTTGCGCGTGACCGGCGCGTGGGAGATCTTCTGGTTCACCTCGTCCATTACCGCGACCCCAGGTACCTTGTCCTTGGGCTTGCGCGAGCCGATTGCAGAAGGCCTGCCGCGTATCGTGCTGGTTCAAGCGGTCATGGGGGATGACCCAGCCAGCATTATGGAAGATCTGGCGGATATGGAGGAGCGCCTCGCCCCGCAGGTGAAAGGGATTGACTATGGCGTTCCTGGGCAGGGTCCCACCAAGGAGCTCGCCTCTACGTTCTACGAGTATCCGCTGGATACACTGGGCCGCCATATGCGCGCACCCGATATCGCGAAGGCGGACGATACCCCGCTTGCCGCGCACGATGTGGAGAAGTATTCCGTGTGGCCCCTGCGCCAGGTTGCGCAGAACAAGGATGCCCGAAAGGATGATAAGAAGTGA
- a CDS encoding [protein-PII] uridylyltransferase, whose product MSTAAQLREDAYASAIELTQSLQLPSGCALAATGSFARRAMTPFSDLDLILLHPDDTELPEDVVAEIWYPIWDAKYRLDYAVRTPSEFGAIAGSDPAAGFAQLDLAFVAGDKQLVDSTRAQVYASWRRLLQSNFDAFVDLAITRWRRSGTLATMTHPDIKNGRGGLRDIQFLRALALGNLADAPALEEEQALLLDVRTLLHVTARRHRDVLDPEFAAEIAHELGFVDRYDLSAAVVTAATAVDRAVERALATARGVVSKRSHNRTRKPLDIGVVDAGGEIRLARTADLDEPWLLLRVAAAAARSGRSVPPHVWEQLRELPELPERWPAAATDAFFSLLSSPLNTPRLIQEMDAHGLWERLVPEWEHIRGLLPRERTHAHTVDYHSILTVARCAEARTSVARPDLLLLVGLYHDIGKGYGRPHELVGAEMVARAAAKLGLDLADRSRVQTVVAEHTTLARIVSRTDPVSDEARDELLEAVRYDYLTLALLVVLARTDAESTGPGVWNRRLEKGIDAVSGRAFAQLEALHPVRPLVAADRDIGLRHNPEDDSFTVLWRGSYQREAVRALALIAALGWNILSSRLVRTEEGYAGEFDIRALHGAIDLATVEERLVQSYKSGTYTVLPDFVPGPATAMWTGGVFEVRIDDYPGTLGHVLALLPECEWLSTTTPGATMVLHAVPLGDIPRATLVRNVTQALVNG is encoded by the coding sequence GTGTCTACGGCCGCTCAACTGCGTGAGGATGCCTATGCCTCGGCGATAGAGCTGACGCAGTCTCTGCAGCTTCCGTCCGGCTGTGCGCTTGCCGCTACGGGTTCTTTCGCCCGCCGGGCGATGACCCCTTTTTCGGATCTTGATCTCATCCTCCTTCACCCGGATGATACGGAGCTGCCCGAAGATGTGGTCGCTGAAATCTGGTACCCCATCTGGGATGCCAAATACCGGCTCGATTATGCGGTGCGGACCCCCAGCGAATTTGGCGCTATCGCTGGTTCCGATCCCGCCGCCGGCTTCGCGCAGCTGGATCTGGCCTTCGTTGCCGGCGACAAGCAGCTCGTGGACTCCACCCGCGCCCAGGTCTATGCCTCGTGGCGCCGCCTACTGCAGAGCAACTTCGACGCTTTCGTCGACCTCGCCATTACTCGCTGGCGCCGTTCTGGCACCCTGGCCACGATGACCCATCCGGATATTAAAAATGGGCGCGGCGGCCTGCGCGATATCCAATTCCTGCGGGCGCTCGCCCTTGGCAACCTCGCGGATGCCCCAGCACTTGAGGAGGAGCAGGCCTTGCTTCTCGACGTCCGCACGCTCCTTCACGTCACCGCCCGGCGGCACCGCGATGTTCTCGACCCTGAGTTCGCCGCGGAGATCGCCCACGAGCTTGGTTTCGTCGACCGCTATGACTTGTCCGCGGCCGTGGTCACCGCGGCTACCGCGGTAGATAGAGCCGTGGAGAGGGCATTGGCGACTGCCCGGGGAGTCGTATCCAAGCGCAGCCACAACCGCACACGTAAGCCCCTCGATATTGGGGTGGTTGATGCCGGAGGCGAGATCCGTCTCGCTCGTACCGCGGACTTGGATGAGCCGTGGCTGCTCTTGCGCGTGGCCGCCGCCGCAGCACGCTCGGGCAGAAGCGTTCCGCCCCATGTCTGGGAGCAGCTGCGCGAGTTACCGGAGCTGCCCGAACGCTGGCCCGCCGCTGCGACGGATGCATTCTTTAGTTTATTGTCCTCGCCGCTCAATACCCCGCGCCTCATTCAGGAGATGGATGCTCACGGCTTGTGGGAGCGGCTCGTCCCAGAGTGGGAACACATCCGAGGGCTGCTGCCGCGCGAGCGCACGCACGCTCATACCGTGGACTACCATTCCATCCTTACCGTCGCGCGCTGTGCAGAAGCACGCACCTCCGTAGCGAGGCCCGATCTGCTGCTCTTGGTGGGGCTCTACCACGATATCGGGAAAGGATATGGTCGCCCGCACGAGCTGGTGGGGGCGGAGATGGTGGCGCGTGCCGCGGCCAAGCTTGGCCTCGACCTGGCGGATCGCTCCCGCGTGCAAACCGTGGTCGCTGAGCACACCACTCTGGCGCGCATCGTCTCCCGTACCGATCCTGTATCCGATGAAGCCCGTGACGAGCTCCTCGAAGCCGTGCGCTATGACTACCTGACTCTAGCGCTCCTCGTCGTACTCGCCCGCACCGATGCTGAATCCACCGGTCCCGGCGTGTGGAACCGCAGGCTGGAGAAAGGAATCGATGCGGTCAGCGGCCGCGCTTTTGCACAGCTAGAAGCTCTGCATCCAGTTCGTCCTCTGGTTGCCGCCGACCGCGACATTGGACTGCGCCACAACCCCGAGGATGACAGCTTTACCGTCCTGTGGCGCGGCAGCTATCAGAGGGAGGCCGTGCGTGCGTTGGCACTTATCGCCGCGTTGGGCTGGAACATCCTCTCCTCGCGCCTCGTGCGCACTGAGGAGGGCTATGCCGGTGAGTTTGATATTCGCGCTCTTCACGGTGCCATTGACCTCGCGACGGTAGAGGAGCGCCTCGTGCAGTCCTATAAATCAGGGACCTATACCGTGCTGCCTGATTTCGTACCGGGACCGGCGACGGCGATGTGGACTGGGGGAGTCTTCGAGGTTCGCATCGATGACTACCCAGGTACCCTCGGCCACGTGCTCGCGCTGCTTCCGGAGTGCGAGTGGCTATCCACCACCACGCCGGGTGCCACGATGGTGCTTCACGCCGTGCCGCTTGGCGACATCCCCCGCGCTACGCTAGTCCGGAATGTGACCCAAGCACTGGTCAACGGCTAA
- a CDS encoding cation:proton antiporter subunit C: MILALTIALLIGSAVYLIQQRGLVHIVLGMMAFGHGANLMLLATGVYSYRGESFPSQVGMDQMADPLPQAFVLTAVVISMATSTILLTMAAMGANDDTDVVEPVDDNTIDHAFSTLGRDTQNREILERSANKMDRLKELEQEEDN; the protein is encoded by the coding sequence ATGATCCTCGCACTGACCATTGCTTTGCTCATCGGTAGCGCCGTCTACCTCATCCAGCAGCGCGGCCTCGTGCACATCGTGCTGGGCATGATGGCCTTCGGCCACGGAGCTAACCTCATGCTCTTGGCCACCGGCGTGTACTCATATCGCGGAGAGTCCTTTCCATCGCAGGTGGGCATGGACCAGATGGCGGACCCGCTGCCGCAGGCCTTTGTGCTTACCGCCGTGGTGATTTCCATGGCTACCTCGACCATCCTGCTGACCATGGCGGCGATGGGCGCGAACGACGACACGGACGTCGTTGAGCCGGTGGATGACAACACCATTGACCACGCTTTCTCCACGCTTGGACGAGACACCCAGAACCGGGAGATTCTGGAGCGCTCGGCCAACAAGATGGATCGTTTGAAAGAACTCGAACAAGAGGAGGACAACTAG
- the ffh gene encoding signal recognition particle protein, with protein sequence MFESLSDRLQSALSGLRGKGKLTEADINATAREIRLALLEADVSLNVVRGFIKRIKERAAGAEVSEALNPAQQVVKIVNEELIEILGGETRRLNLAKNPPTVIMLAGLQGAGKTTLAGKLSKHLASKGHTPMLVACDLQRPGAVQQLQIVGERAGVDVYAPDPGTSLDSHEHEMGTSHGDPVDVAKRGIEEAKRTQHDIVIIDTAGRLGIDETLMTQARNIRDAVNPDEVLFVIDSMIGQDAVQTAEAFRDGVDFTGVVLTKLDGDARGGAALSIREVTGKPIMFASTGEKLEDFDVFHPERMSSRILGMGDLLTLIEQAESKLDQSKAEEAAKKMGSGEMTLNDFLDMMLMVRNLGPMGNLLKMMPGGNKMNQIADMVDEKQLDRIQAIIRGMTPEERENPKILNASRRKRIALGSGVSVSDVNQLIERFTEAKKMMSQMAGRFGMPGMGGGRSATKKKPKGRKGKNGKRKPPKRRGGGMPGMGGGMPSMQELQKMQEQLGGGMPGLGDIKMPKGMENIDLNNLDFGQGKKK encoded by the coding sequence GTGTTTGAGTCTTTGTCTGACCGCTTGCAATCAGCCCTGTCCGGCCTGCGCGGCAAGGGCAAGCTGACCGAGGCGGACATCAATGCCACAGCACGCGAAATCCGTCTGGCGTTGCTGGAGGCGGACGTCTCGCTCAACGTCGTGCGCGGCTTTATTAAGCGCATTAAGGAACGCGCGGCAGGCGCCGAGGTTTCCGAGGCACTGAACCCGGCGCAGCAGGTAGTCAAGATCGTCAACGAGGAGCTCATCGAGATTCTAGGCGGCGAGACCCGCCGCCTAAACCTGGCGAAGAACCCGCCGACGGTCATCATGCTCGCCGGCCTTCAGGGTGCTGGTAAGACCACCTTGGCGGGCAAGCTTTCCAAGCATCTGGCTTCCAAGGGGCACACCCCGATGCTGGTGGCTTGTGACCTCCAGCGCCCGGGCGCGGTGCAGCAGCTGCAGATCGTCGGCGAGCGCGCCGGGGTAGACGTCTACGCTCCGGATCCTGGCACCTCCCTGGATTCCCACGAGCATGAGATGGGTACCTCTCATGGGGATCCGGTGGACGTCGCCAAGCGCGGTATCGAAGAGGCCAAGCGCACCCAGCACGATATCGTCATCATCGATACCGCCGGCCGCCTCGGCATTGATGAAACCCTGATGACGCAGGCCCGCAATATCCGCGACGCCGTCAACCCGGACGAAGTCCTCTTCGTCATCGACTCGATGATCGGTCAAGACGCAGTGCAGACCGCCGAGGCCTTCCGCGATGGCGTGGACTTCACCGGTGTCGTCCTGACCAAGCTGGACGGTGACGCTCGCGGTGGTGCGGCGCTGTCCATTCGTGAGGTCACGGGCAAGCCCATCATGTTCGCCTCCACCGGTGAGAAGCTCGAGGATTTCGATGTCTTCCACCCGGAGCGCATGTCCTCGCGAATTCTGGGCATGGGTGACCTGCTGACACTGATTGAGCAGGCGGAATCCAAGCTGGATCAGTCCAAGGCGGAGGAAGCCGCCAAGAAGATGGGCTCCGGCGAGATGACGCTCAATGACTTCTTGGACATGATGCTCATGGTGCGCAATCTGGGCCCGATGGGCAACCTGCTCAAGATGATGCCCGGCGGCAACAAGATGAACCAGATCGCCGACATGGTCGACGAAAAGCAGCTCGACCGCATCCAGGCCATCATCCGCGGTATGACGCCGGAGGAGCGCGAGAACCCGAAGATTCTCAACGCTTCGCGCCGCAAGCGTATTGCCCTCGGTTCTGGTGTGAGCGTTTCTGACGTCAATCAGCTCATCGAGCGCTTCACCGAAGCCAAGAAGATGATGTCGCAGATGGCCGGTCGTTTTGGCATGCCGGGCATGGGCGGTGGGCGTTCCGCTACCAAGAAGAAGCCGAAGGGCCGCAAGGGCAAGAATGGTAAGCGCAAGCCGCCGAAGCGTCGTGGTGGGGGAATGCCTGGCATGGGTGGCGGGATGCCGTCGATGCAGGAACTGCAGAAGATGCAGGAACAGCTCGGCGGCGGCATGCCCGGGCTAGGCGATATCAAGATGCCCAAGGGCATGGAGAATATCGACCTCAACAACCTGGACTTTGGGCAGGGCAAAAAGAAATAA
- a CDS encoding Na+/H+ antiporter subunit G translates to MTIPEIIASILLVVATVLVIATAIALWRAPDALTRVNLLGPTVGLAVPLLLVAKVVVDFAENGFSLWSLIKVMIACFGVWIIASVGSFYMGRSIYGVTVTDVKYAKRMRKSAQTVEASEEEV, encoded by the coding sequence ATGACTATCCCGGAGATTATCGCCTCGATTCTGTTGGTCGTGGCCACGGTCTTGGTCATTGCGACCGCTATTGCCTTGTGGCGTGCGCCTGATGCATTGACCCGCGTTAACCTGTTGGGGCCGACGGTCGGCTTGGCCGTCCCGCTGCTGCTTGTGGCGAAGGTAGTCGTGGATTTTGCCGAGAACGGGTTTTCCCTGTGGTCGCTGATCAAGGTCATGATCGCGTGTTTCGGCGTGTGGATCATCGCCTCGGTGGGCTCCTTCTACATGGGACGCTCCATCTACGGTGTGACCGTCACTGATGTGAAGTACGCCAAGCGTATGCGCAAGAGTGCACAGACCGTTGAGGCCTCTGAGGAGGAGGTTTAG
- a CDS encoding monovalent cation/H+ antiporter subunit D family protein: protein MYDTVSALLPLFPAVPLVSAALALLAPWHRVRDAIMLIVPGVGIFASFALLLYTMNNGVVAHSVGNYVGNAGIAFAADSFSALMLITTMIVAFGANWFAIVGGETKSRYYPSLTLILITGVCGALLTADLFNFFVFIEVMLLPSYGLITMSGTWSRLAAGRAFVLVNLFASTLLVVGVGYIYSVAGVVNLAALTGAAAGSGPVTVASGIIVIAIAAKAGVFPVQSWLPRTYPGTSAAVMGLFSGLHTKVAVYMLYRLWVQLFDMDQRWGTLIIVIMIISMVVGSFGGLAENSIRRVLGYQMLNGMPFILVMMAFTTHDAQRALAAGILYTIHHMLTVGSLILASGAIEETYGTGRLNKLSGLARRDPIIAWIFAAGAFSVVGFPPFSGMWGKVLIVAEVARTGGAWAWTVIAVIIIASFAAFLAMLRVWRRVFWGKDLPKEKVPDELVIRKKLMAPSAALILGSLTMFILSGPVISVTMEASADLLDTEAYADAVLGDDPVALPDIDSLQEGR, encoded by the coding sequence ATGTATGACACCGTAAGCGCCCTCCTCCCGCTCTTCCCGGCGGTTCCCCTCGTATCGGCGGCGCTGGCGCTTCTTGCGCCATGGCACCGCGTGCGCGATGCCATCATGCTCATCGTTCCGGGCGTGGGTATCTTCGCTTCCTTTGCACTGTTGCTTTACACCATGAACAACGGTGTGGTGGCGCACAGCGTGGGCAACTACGTGGGCAACGCAGGTATTGCCTTCGCGGCCGATAGCTTCTCAGCACTGATGCTCATCACGACGATGATCGTGGCCTTCGGCGCCAACTGGTTCGCCATCGTGGGCGGTGAGACCAAGTCGCGCTACTACCCATCGCTGACGCTTATCTTGATCACCGGCGTGTGCGGCGCCCTGCTCACCGCTGATCTCTTTAACTTCTTCGTGTTCATCGAGGTCATGCTGCTGCCCTCCTATGGCCTCATCACCATGTCCGGTACCTGGTCACGCTTGGCTGCCGGCCGCGCCTTCGTGTTGGTGAACTTGTTCGCCTCCACGCTTTTGGTGGTTGGCGTGGGCTATATCTACTCAGTGGCTGGCGTAGTTAACTTGGCGGCGCTGACAGGTGCTGCCGCCGGTAGCGGTCCGGTGACGGTGGCTTCCGGCATCATCGTTATCGCCATCGCCGCGAAGGCTGGCGTGTTCCCCGTGCAATCCTGGCTGCCGCGTACCTACCCGGGCACGTCGGCTGCGGTCATGGGACTCTTCTCGGGCCTGCACACCAAGGTCGCGGTGTACATGCTCTACCGCCTGTGGGTGCAGCTGTTCGATATGGACCAGCGCTGGGGAACGCTCATCATCGTCATCATGATCATCTCCATGGTGGTGGGCTCCTTCGGTGGTTTGGCTGAGAACTCCATCCGCCGCGTGCTGGGCTACCAGATGCTCAACGGTATGCCCTTCATCCTGGTGATGATGGCCTTCACCACCCACGATGCCCAGCGCGCGCTGGCCGCCGGAATCCTGTACACGATTCACCACATGCTCACGGTAGGCTCCCTCATCTTGGCTTCTGGTGCTATCGAGGAGACGTACGGTACGGGCAGGCTCAACAAGCTTTCTGGCTTGGCGCGCCGTGATCCCATCATCGCGTGGATCTTCGCCGCAGGTGCCTTCTCCGTCGTGGGCTTCCCACCCTTCTCCGGCATGTGGGGCAAAGTCCTCATCGTCGCGGAAGTCGCGCGCACCGGCGGGGCATGGGCATGGACCGTCATCGCGGTGATTATCATCGCCTCCTTCGCCGCGTTCCTAGCCATGCTGCGCGTGTGGCGCCGCGTCTTCTGGGGCAAGGATTTGCCCAAGGAGAAGGTGCCCGATGAGCTGGTGATCCGTAAGAAGCTGATGGCGCCCTCGGCAGCGTTGATCCTGGGTTCGCTGACCATGTTCATTCTCTCCGGTCCGGTCATCAGCGTCACGATGGAAGCCTCAGCGGACTTGTTGGATACGGAGGCTTATGCAGACGCAGTGCTTGGCGACGACCCCGTAGCCTTACCCGACATCGATTCCCTTCAGGAGGGCCGTTAA
- a CDS encoding DUF4040 family protein, which translates to MTLLYVVLLAAVAVALAPVAVKAADRAAGYPLAGIFIIAAALLAKEFPALARGEELSYSVTWVRDVITPGVDVNLAFRGDALGIFFAMLALVIGAVVFTYSATYLPKGKGNVSFYVLMTAFTLSILLLVLANDVVVLFLAWELVSLASFMLIARSGKSGEAGSQRTLILTFIGGLTLLTGVAIAATAAGTTNLEGILASDVWAERPGLTTGVAILIAVSAFTKSAQFPFHFWLPEAMAAATPVSAFLHAAAVVKAGVYLLIRFSTIFHDVAAWNWLLIVAGMGTAVMSAVFAVQKTDLKKLTAYSTVSHLGWIVATIGVGTPFAIAAALVHTLAHALFKSSIFMLIGVIDHEAGSRDIRRLGVLWNKMPWTFGSMLIGAASMAAVPPLFGFVSKEGMLTAFEEAPIGSTGQVLLLIIAGVGAFFTFTYSAKIVFGAFFDGPRNMSHVHEAPVRLWLPAALPGVMSVPIIFVMGVLNKPLDNIVAAIGMEGHSHLALWHGLNVPLLISVVVLIAGIIALFFRGPLWTTMEERQLLPRTGNQILKWIQDMCAAFGRFVGRMSDTHNPSKLILPIILLVIILAGSALVSTGVDGVALNPRVDGLDNPWDLLPLGIVALSMFGLVRTRNRLTGAVMIGTAGTGVTLQMFLLGAPDVALTQFTVEALSVIVMMMVLRYLPEKFHPVQDTNRKVGSIVVAVLAGLTAFLGVWALMGRHERSDLAMWYLNNAPDITGGDNVVATIIVEFRALDTLGELSVLGMAAVVIAAVTSTLPRFPFTSGTRPAPFGQSQLNSVPLRKGIAVAIPILVVMSFIVFYRGHQASGGGFPAALIMGAAIGLTYLSRGTDEIVFGRMTPIHLTGVGIIVALVAGFIGYIPTSHSSGGFLTAIHGHALGQHWTTSLIFDLGIYLAVLGMLTMAINALGGYLRPGTERDFLPWVHDDDSALPNTPRVVMEDVDDPYPESINPSSDPTALLNDSEARHRASSPHYTSAKEEKNS; encoded by the coding sequence GTGACACTCTTGTATGTCGTCCTCCTCGCAGCTGTCGCAGTGGCGCTAGCACCAGTAGCCGTCAAGGCTGCTGATCGCGCAGCCGGCTACCCGCTAGCCGGCATTTTTATTATCGCCGCGGCACTGTTGGCTAAAGAATTTCCGGCACTGGCCCGTGGCGAAGAACTGTCCTATTCCGTGACGTGGGTGCGTGATGTCATCACGCCAGGCGTCGACGTCAATCTCGCCTTCCGGGGCGATGCGCTGGGCATCTTCTTTGCCATGTTGGCTCTCGTCATCGGCGCAGTGGTGTTCACCTACTCTGCGACCTACCTGCCCAAAGGCAAAGGCAACGTCAGTTTTTATGTGCTGATGACAGCGTTTACGCTGTCGATCCTCCTGCTCGTGCTGGCTAACGACGTCGTGGTGCTCTTCCTGGCTTGGGAGCTGGTATCGCTGGCGTCCTTCATGCTCATCGCGCGCAGCGGTAAGTCCGGCGAGGCCGGTTCGCAGCGCACGCTGATCCTCACCTTCATCGGCGGCCTTACCTTGCTCACGGGCGTGGCGATTGCCGCAACCGCAGCGGGGACGACGAACCTTGAGGGGATCTTGGCCTCTGATGTGTGGGCCGAGCGCCCGGGCTTAACCACCGGGGTTGCCATTCTCATAGCGGTCTCGGCGTTTACCAAGTCCGCGCAGTTCCCCTTCCACTTCTGGCTGCCGGAGGCCATGGCGGCTGCCACGCCGGTCTCGGCCTTCCTGCATGCGGCAGCAGTGGTTAAGGCCGGCGTTTACTTGTTGATTCGTTTCTCCACCATCTTCCATGATGTTGCGGCGTGGAACTGGCTGCTTATCGTCGCCGGTATGGGTACCGCCGTGATGTCGGCGGTCTTTGCCGTGCAGAAGACGGACCTGAAGAAGCTGACCGCTTATTCCACCGTGTCCCACCTGGGATGGATTGTGGCCACGATTGGCGTTGGCACCCCCTTCGCCATCGCGGCGGCGCTCGTGCACACGCTGGCGCACGCGCTGTTTAAGTCCTCCATCTTCATGCTCATTGGCGTCATCGACCACGAGGCCGGTTCCCGCGATATCCGCCGCCTCGGTGTGTTGTGGAACAAGATGCCGTGGACCTTTGGCTCCATGCTCATTGGTGCCGCCTCCATGGCGGCGGTCCCGCCGCTGTTCGGCTTCGTGTCGAAGGAAGGAATGCTCACCGCCTTCGAGGAAGCTCCAATCGGTTCAACTGGCCAGGTGCTGCTGCTCATCATCGCCGGTGTGGGTGCGTTCTTCACGTTTACCTACTCCGCCAAGATCGTCTTCGGTGCCTTCTTCGATGGCCCGCGCAACATGTCGCATGTTCATGAGGCGCCGGTGAGGCTGTGGCTGCCCGCGGCGCTGCCCGGTGTGATGTCGGTGCCAATTATCTTCGTCATGGGAGTGCTCAATAAGCCACTCGATAACATCGTGGCGGCCATCGGCATGGAGGGCCATTCCCACCTCGCGCTGTGGCACGGCCTGAACGTCCCGCTGCTTATTTCTGTGGTGGTGCTTATCGCTGGCATCATCGCGTTGTTCTTCCGCGGGCCGCTGTGGACCACGATGGAGGAGCGCCAGCTCCTACCGCGCACCGGTAACCAAATCCTGAAGTGGATTCAGGACATGTGCGCAGCCTTCGGCCGTTTCGTTGGCCGCATGTCCGATACCCACAACCCGTCGAAGCTGATCCTGCCGATCATCCTCCTAGTCATCATCCTTGCGGGCTCCGCTCTGGTGTCCACGGGTGTCGATGGTGTGGCTCTCAACCCGCGTGTGGACGGCCTTGATAATCCGTGGGACCTGCTGCCGCTGGGAATCGTGGCGCTGTCCATGTTTGGTTTGGTGCGTACACGCAACCGCCTCACAGGTGCAGTAATGATTGGTACCGCGGGAACCGGCGTGACTTTACAGATGTTCCTTCTCGGCGCACCCGACGTGGCCCTGACCCAGTTCACGGTGGAGGCGCTGTCCGTCATCGTCATGATGATGGTCCTGCGCTACCTGCCGGAGAAGTTCCACCCCGTGCAGGACACCAACCGCAAGGTGGGCTCCATCGTCGTAGCCGTGCTCGCCGGGCTCACCGCATTCCTGGGCGTGTGGGCACTGATGGGGCGCCACGAACGCTCGGACCTGGCCATGTGGTACCTCAACAACGCTCCGGATATTACTGGTGGCGACAACGTAGTGGCCACCATCATCGTGGAGTTCCGTGCACTCGATACCCTGGGCGAGCTGTCAGTGCTGGGCATGGCCGCTGTGGTTATCGCTGCGGTCACCTCGACGCTGCCGCGCTTCCCGTTCACCTCCGGCACACGCCCGGCTCCGTTCGGCCAGTCGCAGCTCAACTCGGTGCCGCTGCGCAAGGGTATTGCTGTGGCCATCCCGATCTTGGTGGTCATGTCCTTCATCGTCTTCTACCGCGGCCACCAGGCTTCCGGCGGCGGCTTCCCGGCGGCACTCATCATGGGTGCGGCCATCGGCTTGACCTACCTCTCGCGCGGTACCGATGAGATTGTCTTTGGTCGCATGACCCCGATTCACCTCACCGGCGTGGGCATCATTGTGGCGCTGGTGGCTGGCTTCATCGGCTACATCCCGACGTCGCATAGCTCCGGTGGTTTCCTCACTGCCATCCATGGCCACGCCCTGGGGCAGCACTGGACGACGTCGCTCATCTTCGACCTGGGCATCTACCTCGCGGTGCTGGGCATGCTCACTATGGCCATCAATGCTTTGGGTGGCTACCTGCGTCCAGGCACTGAGCGGGACTTCTTGCCGTGGGTCCACGATGATGATTCCGCGCTGCCGAACACCCCGCGCGTGGTCATGGAGGATGTCGACGACCCGTACCCCGAGTCCATCAACCCGTCTTCAGACCCAACGGCGTTGCTCAATGACTCCGAGGCGCGCCACCGTGCGTCCTCGCCTCACTACACTTCGGCTAAAGAGGAGAAGAACTCATGA